The DNA region CCGTGACCTTGGCGTCCACCACGATCTCGTCCGCGGTCCAGTCCAGGCACAACCGCCAAACGCGGCCCAAGAAGTTGTAGACGCCGTTCACCCCCTCCATGCTCCAGGGCTTGGAGTCGGGGAGCGGGCCCATGAACATCTCGTACAGCCGCAGTGCGTCGGCGCCGTATTCGGCCACCACCTCGTCTGGGTTGACCGAGTTGCCCCGGCTCTTAGACATCTTCTCGTTGTTGGCGCCCAGGATCATCCCTTGGTTCACCAGCTTCTGGAACGGCTCCGCCGTGGAGACCACGCCGCGGTCGTACAGCACCTTGTGCCAGAAACGCGAGTACAGCAGGTGCAGCACCGCGTGCTCCGCCCCCCCGATGTACAAGTCGACCGGCATCCAGGCTTTCTCGATCTCGGGGTCGACCGGCGCGTCTTCGTTCGCGGGGTCGAGGAACCGCAGGTAGTACCAGCAACTGCCGGCCCACTGCGGCATCGTGTTGGTCTCGCGCTTGTAGGGGACGGCGTCGATCTCGGGGTACAGCCAATCGTCGGGCGCCTTGTCGAGCGGCGGCTCGGGGCGGCCGTGCGGTTTGAAGTCGTCTAGGTGCGGCAGGTCGACCGGCAACTGGTCTTCGGGCACCGTGCGCACGCGGCCGGTGGCGCGGCCGTGGGCGTCTAGCTCGTGCAGGATGGGGAACGGCTCGCCCCAGAACCGCTGCCGGCTGAAGAGCCAGTCGCGCAGCTTGTAGTTCACCGCCTGACGGCCGACGCCGTGCTCGGCGAGCCAAACGGTGATGTTGTTCTTGAAGTCGGCCGTCGCGGTGCCGTCGAACGGGCCGGAGTTGATCGCCACGCCGAGCCCGGGGTAGACCCGTTTGCCGGCCAGCACCTCGGCGCGCTCGTCCGCCGTCACGGCGTCGCCCGGGTCGACTACCGCGCGGATCGGGATGTTGTACTGCCGGGCGAACTCGAAGTCGCGCTCGTCGTGCGCCGGCACCGCCATGATGGCGCCGGTGCCGTAGCTGATGAGCACGTAGTCGGCGATCCAGATCGGGACCTTCTCTTGATTCACCGGGTTCGTGGCGTACGAACCGGTGAACACCCCCGACTTCTCCTTGGCCAGCTCGGTGCGGTCCAGGTCGCTCTTGAGCGAGGCCTCGCGTACGTACCGGGCCACCGCGTCGGCGTTCTCCGGCGTGGTGAGCGCGCCGACCAGCGGGTGCTCGGGGGCGATCACCATGTAGGTGGCCCCGTACAGCGTGTCGGGACGCGTGGTGTACACACGCAGCGAGTTCGAGGCGGGCTTCTCGGGGAAACCCGCTGACCGTAGGTCGCCGGCCGCCGGCTGCGCCGCGGCTGTGCCAGAGCTGACCGCGGAAAGCTGTTCGCTGACAGCCAGCTTGAAGTCAACCTCTGCCCCCGTGCTGCGGCCGATCCAGTTGCGCTGCAGCGCCTTGACCCCCTCGGGCCAGTCGAGCTCGTCCAGCCCCTCGGAGAGCCGGTCGGCGTAGGCCGTGATCCGCAGCATCCATTGGCGCAGCGGGCGCCGCTCTACCGGGTGCCCGCCCCGTTCGCTCTTGCCGTCGACGATCTCTTCGTTGGCCAGCACCGTGCCCAGCGCCGGGCACCAGTTCACCGGCGCCTCGCTCTGGTAGGCCAAACGGCGCTCGTCGACCCACTTGCGGGCGAAGTCTTCGCCCAGCGACTGCACCTCTGCGGGGATCTCCAGCTCCGTGATCGGGCGCCCGCGCTGCTGCTGCTTATCGAACCAGGTGTCGTAGAGCTGCAAGAAGATCCACTGCGTCCAGCGGACGTAGGGCACGTCCGTGGTGGCCAGCTCGCGTTCCCAGTCGTAGCTAAACCCCAGCGACTTGAGCTGCCGGCGGAAGGTGCTGATGTTCTTTTCGGTCTGCGAGCGCGGGTGCTCGCCCGTCTTGATGGCGTGCTCCTCGGCCGGCAGGCCGAAGGCGTCGAAGCCCATCGGGTGCAGCACGCTCACCCCCCGCATCCGCGCCGATCGGCAAACGATGTCGGTGGCCGTGTACCCCTCGGGGTGCCCCACGTGCAGGCCGTCGCCGCTGGGGTAGGGGAACATGTCCAGCACGTACAGCTTCTTTTCGCCCGGCATCTCGGGCGCACGGAACGTCTTGTGCTCGTCCCAGTAGGCCTGCCACTTGGGCTCGATGGTCGCGGGGTTGTAGCGGGGCATTGAGGGTGCGGAATGAGGAAAATGGTAGTTTAGGAATCTTGAGTCGTCGTGGAATCTGCCGCGCCGTTCCTGCGTAGCATCCACACTGCGCCTGCGACGAGCAATGCGACGCCACCAGCGATCATTCCACTGCTTGCCGCTACAGAGGTAGGTCGGCGACCGGCCTCCAGTAGCAGCAGATCGTCGAGGTCGAGGCCTGGAAAACCCTCAGACATTAGTTTCTTCTCGTCGCTGCCCAGCCCTTCGATTCGACTCACAACTAACCCTTGGACCGAATTGCGCCCCTCAAGCCCGCTCGGGATATCTCCGACAGTCTTGAACTCCTTGGTCCTGACCAAGACCTTGAACCCATCAAGTGCAGGAAGTTCTTGGTCGGTAAGCTTGTCTAGGCTGCCATACTCCGCTTCCAACGCACTAATCGTACGCACGTATTCGTGGTCATAGGACATCACCGGGTAGTAGCACCAAGTGCACTTTGTTCGTTCGTCAAGCTCTTTGCCGCCGTTGCCTGTCCATTTCTCGTACTCGTAGATTGCAGCCCCGAATACCGCGACATGCTCGGAAAGCAGCCAGTGGTTGTTGTCAATGATCGCGCCCGACTCGACTTCTGCTAAATCAACTCCGACTGGCTCCGGCGTGGAAGACATGCCGACTCGCAGCTCCTGGATACCGAAGTAGGCAAGGACTGCGCCTCCGAG from Pirellulimonas nuda includes:
- the leuS gene encoding leucine--tRNA ligase, with amino-acid sequence MPRYNPATIEPKWQAYWDEHKTFRAPEMPGEKKLYVLDMFPYPSGDGLHVGHPEGYTATDIVCRSARMRGVSVLHPMGFDAFGLPAEEHAIKTGEHPRSQTEKNISTFRRQLKSLGFSYDWERELATTDVPYVRWTQWIFLQLYDTWFDKQQQRGRPITELEIPAEVQSLGEDFARKWVDERRLAYQSEAPVNWCPALGTVLANEEIVDGKSERGGHPVERRPLRQWMLRITAYADRLSEGLDELDWPEGVKALQRNWIGRSTGAEVDFKLAVSEQLSAVSSGTAAAQPAAGDLRSAGFPEKPASNSLRVYTTRPDTLYGATYMVIAPEHPLVGALTTPENADAVARYVREASLKSDLDRTELAKEKSGVFTGSYATNPVNQEKVPIWIADYVLISYGTGAIMAVPAHDERDFEFARQYNIPIRAVVDPGDAVTADERAEVLAGKRVYPGLGVAINSGPFDGTATADFKNNITVWLAEHGVGRQAVNYKLRDWLFSRQRFWGEPFPILHELDAHGRATGRVRTVPEDQLPVDLPHLDDFKPHGRPEPPLDKAPDDWLYPEIDAVPYKRETNTMPQWAGSCWYYLRFLDPANEDAPVDPEIEKAWMPVDLYIGGAEHAVLHLLYSRFWHKVLYDRGVVSTAEPFQKLVNQGMILGANNEKMSKSRGNSVNPDEVVAEYGADALRLYEMFMGPLPDSKPWSMEGVNGVYNFLGRVWRLCLDWTADEIVVDAKVTDAAPTPEQLRVLHATIKSVTEDIDRLSFNTAIARMMEFVNFFNKEEVRPRACIEPFVLLLSPFAPHIAEELWRALGSSTRGHAGTLAYEPWPVYDEAHLKQDSVELPVQVGGKVRAKITVPADADNAAVLAAAKAEPRIAELIAGKTLVKELVVPGRLVNLVVKDVN